From one Microbulbifer sp. A4B17 genomic stretch:
- the smpB gene encoding SsrA-binding protein SmpB, which yields MAKKKKAQTSNTIALNKKARHDYFIEEKFEAGVEMKGWEVKSCREGKAQLTDSYVIFKNGEAWLLGANIQPLPSASTHFVTEPDRTRRLLLTKRELSKLIAAVEQKGHTVVATAMYWKGHLVKCEICLAKGKASHDKRETEKKRDWNREKQRLMRSAHK from the coding sequence ATGGCCAAGAAAAAGAAAGCACAAACATCCAATACCATCGCCCTCAACAAGAAGGCCCGCCACGACTATTTCATTGAAGAAAAGTTTGAGGCGGGCGTTGAGATGAAAGGCTGGGAAGTCAAAAGCTGTCGGGAGGGCAAAGCTCAGCTGACCGACAGCTATGTCATTTTCAAAAACGGGGAAGCCTGGCTGCTGGGTGCCAACATCCAACCCTTGCCCAGTGCCTCCACCCATTTTGTCACCGAGCCCGACCGCACCCGTCGCCTGCTGCTCACTAAGCGCGAGCTTTCCAAGCTGATCGCCGCTGTTGAGCAGAAGGGCCACACCGTGGTTGCCACAGCCATGTACTGGAAAGGGCATCTGGTGAAATGTGAAATCTGCCTGGCCAAAGGTAAGGCGAGCCATGACAAGCGCGAGACTGAGAAGAAGCGCGATTGGAACCGCGAAAAGCAGCGCCTAATGCGCTCAGCGCACAAATAG
- the fur gene encoding ferric iron uptake transcriptional regulator: protein MSNENQELRKAGLKVTLPRVKILQLLENTSEQHLSAEDVYKLLLEAGEDVGLATVYRVLTQFESAGLVVRHNFDGGHSVFELDRGDHHDHMVCTDTGKVIEFHNEEIEELQRQIAEEHGYELTGHSLVLYVTEKEK from the coding sequence ATGTCGAACGAAAACCAGGAACTGCGTAAGGCTGGCCTCAAGGTCACTCTGCCGAGAGTAAAAATTCTGCAATTGCTCGAGAACACCAGTGAGCAGCATTTAAGTGCTGAGGATGTGTACAAGCTGTTGCTGGAAGCGGGAGAGGATGTTGGTCTGGCAACCGTTTACCGGGTATTAACCCAGTTTGAGAGCGCGGGTCTGGTTGTGCGCCACAACTTTGATGGTGGCCATTCCGTATTTGAGCTGGACCGAGGCGATCACCACGATCATATGGTCTGTACCGATACCGGCAAGGTGATCGAGTTCCACAATGAAGAGATTGAGGAGCTACAGCGTCAGATCGCTGAAGAACACGGCTATGAGCTGACTGGCCACAGCCTGGTCCTGTATGTGACAGAAAAAGAGAAGTAG
- a CDS encoding RnfH family protein, translating into MTEKKTISVEVVYALPHEQRLMRLLVAEGTTAREALIRSGIPKEYPEVDPDTAKMGIFGQVLGSKGLPPADSYALQPGDRVEVYRPLIADPKEARKQRAEKAKRMAEKRKGAEGTST; encoded by the coding sequence ATGACAGAGAAGAAAACGATCTCGGTAGAAGTGGTATATGCACTGCCCCACGAGCAGCGGCTGATGCGTCTGTTGGTGGCTGAGGGTACTACTGCACGGGAGGCGTTGATTCGTTCGGGAATCCCCAAGGAGTACCCCGAAGTTGATCCAGATACTGCAAAGATGGGAATTTTTGGCCAGGTGCTGGGGAGTAAGGGGTTGCCGCCGGCGGATAGCTATGCCTTGCAACCCGGGGACCGGGTTGAAGTGTATCGCCCCCTGATCGCCGATCCCAAAGAGGCGCGCAAACAGCGCGCCGAGAAGGCCAAACGTATGGCTGAGAAGAGGAAAGGTGCCGAGGGAACCTCTACTTAG
- a CDS encoding sodium-dependent transporter, whose product MSAPRGQFSSNIGFLMAAAGSAVGLGNIWGFPTKAASNGGAAFVVAYLFLAFALAYPALMAELTIGRHARRNMVQALRSISNGPISRFFGGLTGFGGILVASLILSFYAIVAGWMVAHLAEPFASLFGAQEAAQWLAGNSTGRNMIMTAIFSGLTMLIIASGVEKGIERWSTLLMPSLIILLLLLICYVLTQPGALTGLEVYLMPNFDHFTPDLLISAMGQAFFSLSLGVGTMLIYGSYLSQQESLPRLGALVTLIDVGIAFTAGLLILPAMYVAQEAGTQIFSADGSLIAGPSLILQVLPALFDTMGEAGIFVAIAFFALMVIASLTSSISMLEVPVAFSIENLNIPRRIATPIVGLIIFGVSSGIIYNFDALFGLAVSISTEYGQPLLGIALCIFAGWIWRRDQLLSELKKGHEDIEQTLFWKIWPWYVRIVCPLLILTAFVQSVQ is encoded by the coding sequence ATGAGTGCACCGCGAGGACAGTTCAGCTCGAATATTGGCTTTTTGATGGCTGCGGCGGGTTCCGCCGTTGGTCTCGGCAATATTTGGGGTTTTCCGACTAAAGCCGCCAGTAACGGCGGCGCCGCCTTTGTAGTCGCCTATTTATTTCTAGCCTTTGCGCTTGCCTACCCGGCCCTGATGGCCGAACTCACCATCGGCCGCCACGCGCGCCGCAATATGGTGCAGGCGCTGCGCTCCATTTCCAACGGACCCATCAGCCGCTTTTTCGGGGGCCTGACTGGCTTCGGCGGCATTCTGGTAGCCTCCCTGATCCTGAGCTTCTACGCCATTGTCGCGGGCTGGATGGTGGCCCACCTGGCCGAACCTTTCGCCAGTTTGTTCGGCGCCCAAGAGGCGGCCCAATGGCTGGCCGGCAACAGCACCGGCCGCAATATGATCATGACCGCCATCTTCAGTGGCCTCACCATGCTGATTATCGCCAGTGGTGTTGAGAAGGGGATCGAGCGCTGGTCCACCCTGTTGATGCCATCGCTGATCATCCTGTTATTGCTGTTGATCTGCTACGTACTCACCCAGCCCGGCGCCCTGACCGGCCTGGAAGTGTACCTGATGCCCAACTTCGACCACTTCACCCCGGATCTGCTGATCTCCGCCATGGGTCAGGCCTTTTTCTCCCTATCTCTGGGTGTAGGCACCATGCTGATCTACGGCTCCTACCTGAGCCAGCAGGAGAGCCTGCCGCGCCTCGGCGCCTTGGTGACCCTGATTGATGTGGGCATCGCATTTACCGCTGGCCTGCTTATCCTGCCCGCCATGTACGTAGCCCAGGAAGCTGGTACCCAGATCTTCTCTGCCGACGGTTCCCTGATCGCCGGCCCGAGCTTGATTCTGCAAGTGCTGCCCGCGCTGTTCGACACCATGGGTGAAGCCGGGATATTCGTCGCCATCGCCTTCTTCGCGCTTATGGTCATCGCCTCTCTCACCTCTTCCATCTCCATGCTGGAAGTGCCGGTGGCCTTCTCTATCGAGAATCTGAATATCCCCCGCCGCATCGCCACCCCGATTGTTGGCCTGATCATCTTCGGAGTCAGCAGCGGTATCATCTACAACTTCGATGCCCTCTTCGGACTGGCAGTCAGCATCAGCACTGAATACGGCCAGCCCCTGCTCGGCATTGCCCTGTGTATCTTTGCCGGCTGGATCTGGCGCCGCGACCAGCTGCTGAGCGAGCTGAAGAAAGGCCATGAAGACATTGAGCAAACCCTGTTCTGGAAGATCTGGCCCTGGTACGTGCGCATCGTCTGCCCATTATTGATCCTGACCGCCTTCGTACAATCCGTTCAGTAA
- a CDS encoding 1-acyl-sn-glycerol-3-phosphate acyltransferase, with amino-acid sequence MQRTIFNTPIVTPILRFAARVLLKLHGWRVKADEQSLKLKQYVLIGAPHTTNWDGYYFILAALKLKMTPQWMGKDKLFTFPLGGPMRWFGGIAVDRSKANNLVDATARQFKLRKELVIAIPPEGTRGLAERWKTGFYHIARSAKVPVVLGYISFPKKEVGIGPIAQFGENLEAELLKLKEYYSDKIGKFPELYTPPCQS; translated from the coding sequence ATGCAGAGAACGATTTTCAACACCCCCATTGTCACCCCGATCCTGCGCTTCGCTGCACGGGTGCTACTGAAGCTGCACGGTTGGCGTGTCAAAGCTGACGAACAGTCTCTTAAACTTAAGCAGTACGTACTGATCGGCGCCCCCCATACCACTAACTGGGACGGCTACTACTTTATCCTCGCCGCACTCAAACTGAAGATGACCCCACAGTGGATGGGCAAGGACAAGCTGTTTACCTTCCCGCTGGGAGGCCCCATGCGCTGGTTCGGCGGTATCGCTGTAGACCGCAGCAAGGCCAACAACCTAGTGGATGCCACCGCCAGGCAGTTCAAGCTGCGCAAAGAACTGGTTATCGCTATACCCCCCGAGGGCACTCGCGGTTTGGCGGAACGCTGGAAAACCGGCTTTTACCATATCGCCCGCAGCGCCAAGGTGCCGGTGGTATTGGGTTATATCAGTTTTCCCAAGAAGGAAGTAGGCATCGGCCCTATCGCACAGTTCGGGGAAAACCTGGAAGCTGAGCTGCTGAAGCTCAAAGAATACTATTCTGACAAAATTGGCAAGTTCCCAGAGCTTTACACGCCCCCCTGCCAGTCATAA
- a CDS encoding outer membrane protein assembly factor BamE: MPPSLRFLTIAFLCTLLGACTLVKFPGVHRIEVQQGNIITQDMVDQLKPGMTRRQVQFVLGTPLLEDTYNPNRWDYVNRLRDKKGKITQKTFSVYFDEDSLVATSGDWQPTGWP, translated from the coding sequence ATGCCGCCTAGTCTGAGATTTCTCACCATCGCCTTCCTGTGCACCCTGTTGGGCGCCTGCACACTGGTAAAATTCCCCGGCGTACACCGTATTGAGGTGCAGCAGGGCAATATTATTACCCAGGACATGGTGGATCAGCTGAAGCCAGGGATGACTCGCCGCCAGGTACAATTTGTCCTGGGCACTCCACTGCTGGAAGACACCTATAACCCCAACCGCTGGGATTACGTGAACCGTCTGCGCGACAAGAAAGGCAAGATCACCCAGAAAACCTTCAGTGTTTACTTTGACGAAGACTCACTCGTAGCCACCAGCGGTGACTGGCAGCCAACAGGCTGGCCCTAA
- a CDS encoding sodium-dependent transporter, which yields MTAVREHFGSRLGFILAAAGSAVGIGNLVAFPVAATKSGGGAFLLVYALFVFLICLPVMMAELAMGRRSDKDPVGAYREISKGSKLWSIPGWLALITPFMIAVFYLVVTVWVMGYLVEIFSGNLDKLATPDFFIHFINTPTVFIYLVILMLIINAILAMGVKDGIERAAKTLMPMLFVMLLGLVFFVLTLENAALGLQYYLVPDFSKIDGNVISKAMAQAFFSLSLGMGIMITYGSYMKKKDSIPGSSRAVAITDTLVAFTAGLLILPSIFHFNPQIDPTELSDSSAGMIFLFLPKIFLALQDSIGYLGASAVAAVFFFLVLVAAITSLVSIIEVPIATLRDERNMERKKAIYIVAAVQFVLAIACAVSFGMATWFTEFVQLAGANKSFFDLVEIIFYDTILPLNGLLVCLFVIYKWKKANFDKELQEGDSDFAGSFSQKYVNFSLGTFIPLILLLIFINTVALKFFGHSFI from the coding sequence ATGACCGCAGTGAGAGAGCATTTTGGGTCAAGGCTGGGCTTTATCCTGGCCGCCGCAGGTTCCGCAGTTGGTATTGGCAACCTGGTTGCATTCCCTGTAGCAGCTACCAAAAGTGGAGGTGGCGCCTTCTTACTGGTCTACGCTCTCTTCGTATTCCTGATCTGCCTGCCGGTGATGATGGCCGAACTGGCCATGGGACGCCGCTCTGATAAAGACCCCGTCGGGGCCTATCGCGAGATTTCCAAGGGCTCCAAACTGTGGAGTATCCCCGGTTGGCTAGCCCTGATCACGCCCTTTATGATCGCGGTTTTTTATCTGGTGGTCACCGTTTGGGTAATGGGATACCTGGTAGAAATCTTCTCCGGCAACCTGGATAAGCTCGCCACCCCGGATTTCTTTATCCACTTTATCAACACACCCACGGTATTTATTTACCTGGTTATTCTGATGCTGATCATCAACGCCATTCTCGCTATGGGCGTTAAAGACGGTATTGAACGAGCCGCTAAAACCCTGATGCCCATGCTGTTTGTTATGTTGCTGGGACTCGTGTTCTTTGTACTGACTCTGGAAAATGCCGCCCTCGGTTTGCAGTACTACCTGGTACCCGACTTCAGTAAAATTGATGGTAACGTAATCAGTAAAGCCATGGCCCAGGCCTTCTTCTCCTTATCACTGGGAATGGGCATCATGATTACCTACGGCTCCTACATGAAGAAGAAGGACTCCATCCCTGGTTCTTCCCGTGCCGTAGCCATTACCGATACCCTGGTGGCCTTTACAGCCGGCCTGCTGATTTTGCCGAGTATTTTCCACTTCAATCCACAGATTGATCCCACTGAACTGAGCGATTCCTCAGCGGGCATGATCTTCCTGTTCCTGCCGAAAATTTTCCTCGCACTACAAGACAGCATTGGCTACCTTGGCGCCAGCGCCGTAGCAGCCGTGTTCTTCTTTCTGGTACTGGTTGCCGCAATTACCTCACTGGTTTCCATTATCGAAGTGCCTATCGCCACCCTGCGCGATGAGCGCAACATGGAGCGCAAGAAGGCCATCTATATTGTTGCAGCCGTTCAATTTGTGCTGGCCATCGCTTGCGCCGTATCATTCGGTATGGCCACTTGGTTCACAGAGTTTGTACAACTGGCCGGCGCAAACAAGTCGTTCTTCGATTTGGTGGAGATCATCTTCTACGACACCATCCTGCCTTTAAACGGCCTGCTGGTTTGTCTTTTCGTGATCTACAAATGGAAGAAAGCCAATTTTGATAAAGAGCTGCAAGAAGGTGACAGCGACTTTGCAGGCTCGTTTTCGCAAAAATACGTTAACTTCTCCCTGGGCACTTTTATCCCATTGATACTGCTGCTTATCTTTATCAATACCGTGGCCCTGAAGTTTTTTGGACACAGTTTTATATAG
- a CDS encoding type II toxin-antitoxin system RatA family toxin, protein MTEIERSALVMYSAEQMFDLVNDVASYPQFLPGCRATEIIHSDDTTLEARLVLSRAGIKQSFVTRNQLVRPETMTLTLVDGPFEQFKGLWEFTPLAENACKVSFTLSFSMKNRLIAAAAGKIFSDLANQMVAVMCERAEEVYGKPQ, encoded by the coding sequence ATGACTGAAATAGAACGCAGCGCGTTGGTGATGTACAGCGCAGAACAAATGTTTGATCTGGTCAATGATGTGGCCAGTTACCCGCAGTTTTTGCCCGGCTGTCGCGCTACGGAGATTATCCACAGCGACGATACTACTTTAGAGGCGCGCCTGGTTTTGTCCCGTGCGGGCATCAAGCAGAGCTTTGTGACTCGCAACCAGCTGGTGCGTCCCGAGACTATGACGCTCACCTTGGTAGATGGTCCCTTCGAGCAGTTCAAGGGTTTGTGGGAGTTTACTCCCTTGGCAGAAAACGCCTGTAAGGTAAGTTTTACTCTTTCGTTTTCGATGAAAAACCGATTGATCGCGGCGGCAGCGGGAAAAATTTTCAGTGACCTGGCCAACCAAATGGTTGCGGTTATGTGCGAGCGCGCCGAAGAAGTTTACGGGAAGCCCCAATGA